A segment of the Natrinema sp. SYSU A 869 genome:
CCAGATAGAACGCTGACCCGCTCGTATCCAGCCCGAAGTACCGCCCGACGATATAGCCGACTGCTTCAGCCTCGAGTTCGCGTTTCGAGCGGTCAGTCTCATTGCCGTCACCATGCAAGCGTGCGTGGGCGTATTCGTGGACGAGCGTCACAGCGAGAGCTGCGCTGTTCTCACGATTTCGGACCTCGATTAGTGGTTGTTCCGCAGGAGAGCGATACTGACAGATGCCTTTGGCGTCGCCATGAGTCCACTCCGTTGGGGAGACGACCTCTACATCTACGTCGAGTGATGAGGCCACCTCGAGAAGTACTGGGAGCAGTTCGCTGGCATCTCCACTCGCTTCGGTCTCGAGTTCGGGAAGTGGCTCTCCCTCAGTTTGGGAAATATCGAACACGGGTGCTGGCCAGAAGCCTACGAGCCCTTTTGACCACTCTTTGGGCGCTGTCTCGTCGTATCCGCAGTCGCTTCGGTCGTGGTACGACGGCGAGTTTTCACACTCGTGTTCGAGACGTATCCTGTGGCCCAAGACGATTCATTCCCCGTCCGCGTGGAAACCGGAGGGAGTTCCGATGAACGGACCGTCACTGCGTATGGGACAGAGTCATAGAATACGCTGACTGGACTACGTCACAGCTGCTGTTCAGGTGTCCGTGATTCTTGGAGTTCGAGGTGGTCGCTCTCCTGGATCTCCGCCAGCCGCATCTGGAAGTGTGATGGGCAGTAGTATTGCATCTGTTGCGCCCCATCGTCTGTGTCCTGAACGACGAGTTGGGCGGTGGCATCTCGGACACACGGCTGCCACCAGTCGCAGTGCATACGTGTCTTGACACCGTGATAGGTGATAATACAACAGGATGATGTTCGATATCTGCACCGCCATTTCTTACTGGTTGCGCCTGTATACTGGTATATGTCCCAAGGGGAGGAGAGCTACGAGGTCCGGGTGTATTCGAACATGGTACAGGTCGGTGAGAAGGAGACGTTCGGGGATGTCCGGAGCTGGACGTATGGTATCTCGGAGGATGCGCCGCCGGGTGCGGTGCACAAGGACGGCGATCGCAATGTGTTCGATGATGAGGACGTGGTTGCGGAGGAGTTGGGGACGCCGCTGATTGGCTGGGTGATCGTGTTTGAGGAGCCGCCGCTGGAGGACTACTCATACTACCGGTATCCGCAGTTTGAGGGCGAGTGAGCGACGGTCCCATTGATTCTCTTTTACTCCTGTAGAATTATGCGGGTTGTTCTCGTACCACGCGGTATGAGTACGGAAGAGCCACACTGGGTTGGTGTCCTGGAGCAGGATGCGGAGAATCCGGCAGTAGGCACGTTTCCAGCGACGGTCTCGACATCCGCGTTCGATGCGGTCACCTTCAACGATCTCATCTATTGGGGGTACTGGAAGGAGCGTGATTATCTGGTGGCGACACGGCACCTATCCGTGTACGATGGTGATCACCGATTCACGCAGCTCGGCCAGTCACTGCTCGATGGTGACGGGTCAACCACGTTGCCGCCACCGGTGATCGACCGGATCACACAGTGGGGAACAGAGCAGGTACACTGCCTCGGCGACCGATCGATTCCGATAGTATGCTTCCTGGTGTCGGACGAAGCGTACCGACTGGCGACAGAGCAATTCGAGGAGTGACCGGTTACGATGCCTTTCGAATCGTCATTGGGAACGATGCCGAGCAGATAATCCGCTGGGATCTCGTAGATGGACTATGGTCATACTTCTTGAATTCAGTATTGCTGCCGAAGACTTCGTTGTCGGCAGTATCCTTCAACAGGTGATTGGTGTCAAATCCGTCGAGCTCGAGCGGGTGATCCCGCTGGGGGAGCATCCGGTCCCTTTCCTGTGGGTGACAAGCGACGATCTCGATGAGTTTGAGAAGGGGGTGCTTTCACATCCGCTTGTGAAAACGGTCCATCAGCTGGAGCAGATCGGTGATCAAGGACTCTACCGCATCGAGTGGGCGGATAACCCTCCCAACAATCTGCTTGCAGGTATCCAGACCAGTGAGGGGACTCTCCTTGAGGCGTACGGCGATGAGAACTGGTATTTCCGTCTCCGGTTTCCGACTCACGATTTGGTCGGTGAGTTCTACAATTTCTGTATTGACCATAGTATTACAATCCATATTGAACGGGTGGTTCCGTTGGCTGAGATCGGTGGGCCAGGGCCTATAGTAACCGTTAGAACTTTCTACTCAGAGATTGTTGCTAAGCGTAGTGGATCATCTCGACGAAATCTCTGTCGAGGAATTGCAAGATGCCCTCGACAACGTGGAGGGGAAGAAGCCGACACAACGGCTCTTAGCGGCAATAGCGTTCAAAAACGGCGTTACACAGACTGAACTAGCCGAGTGGTACGACGTTCAGCGACGCACGATCTATAGCTGGCTCAAGCGACTCGACACCGACGAGTCGCTTGAGCAGGCTGTTACTGATGCTCACCGATCTGGGAGAAAACGAAAGCTCTCAGAAAAAGAGCAACAAGAATTCGAGGAAGTTGTCCACGACTCACCCGAGGAAGTTGGGGTTGACGCGCCGGCGTGGACGCCGGCGCTCGTCCAGCAGTATCTCGACGAGACCTACGATGTCGAGTACTCAATCCCGAGTTGCCGGCGGTTGCTGAACGAGGCGGGATTGAGCTACCAAAAACCACGCCGCACAGCCGCTGAAGCTGAGGCTGACGAACAAGAAACGTTCTACGACGAACTCAAAAAAAGCGGCGGGAGATGGACGCCACAGTAGTCTGTATCGACCAAACCAAGAAATCCGTGCAAGTTGAGCCGCGTGCCGCGTGGTTTCCGCGCGGCACGCGGCCCTCTGTCGAACTCTCTGGCCAACGCGACTGGACGTGTCTGCTGGGCGCGATCACCGAAAACGGTGATCGCTTTTTCTCCCGATTCACTGAGTACGTCACCGCCGAACACACGAAACATTTCATTTTAGCATTATGCAGAGAATTCGAAGGTAACTTGATTGTCGTCCTAGATGGTGCGCCATATTTTCAGGCGTCAGCCGTCACGGACCTGGCGGCCCGTGACGACCTCGCCTTCGTGACGTTACCGTCGTATTCGCCGGAACTGAATCCTGTCGAGGAGTGCTGGAGACAGCTTCAAGCGTCCCTTAGCAACCGCTTCTTTGATTCACTCGACGAGCTGACGACAGCGATTGATACAGCTCTCGACCAACTCTCAATCCCAAAGGTGAGTAACTATTTCTAACGTCTACTATATCTTTGATGTTACGCCTGAACAGCGGGAGGCCCTGTTGTTGGCGCTTGAACGAGGTTATTTCGATACACCGCGGAAAGTTACATTGACTGAACTCGCCGAGGAATTTGATATCTCGTCACAAGCACTCTCTGATCGGATTCGTCGAGGTGTTAAAGAAGTGCTCGTGAAGTCTTTGGCCGCAACAGGTGATGAATGAGACAAGAGGGGGATTTAACTATGCTGTTGCAGCAAGACGAAGTATCTCCCGGCGCACCGGTTTCAGTTGCAGGTAATGAGTGATGAGATTTCTGTTGATCCTGAAGCAGATCAATTGTTTGAATGTCTTGCCAGTTATCGTCGCCGGTTCGTGCTTCAGTTCCTTGCGGAAGAATCCAACCCGGCTACCGTAGATGAACTCACAACTGCTCTCTTCCGCTGGGAAGCAGACAGCGATGATCCATCGGATGCGCTCTTCGAGAACATCCAGATCTCTCTTTTTCACCACCATCTCCCGAAATTAGCTGAGGCCGGGCTCGTCATCGTTGCTGGCGAGCAGGTGTCCCTCGTAAACTGGTCTGTCCTCTCCGTGATCGAATCGATGGCGGAGTCCACCGGAGGTTCAGAGGAGAGTCGTGATGTGCAGCTGGAGTTTGAAGATCCTTCTGTAGAAGACCCTGGCGCTGATAT
Coding sequences within it:
- a CDS encoding IS630 family transposase (programmed frameshift) codes for the protein MDHLDEISVEELQDALDNVEGKKPTQRLLAAIAFKNGVTQTELAEWYDVQRRTIYSWLKRLDTDESLEQAVTDAHRSGRKRKLSEKEQQEFEEVVHDSPEEVGVDAPAWTPALVQQYLDETYDVEYSIPSCRRLLNEAGLSYQKPRRTAAEAEADEQETFYDELKKKRREMDATVVCIDQTKKSVQVEPRAAWFPRGTRPSVELSGQRDWTCLLGAITENGDRFFSRFTEYVTAEHTKHFILALCREFEGNLIVVLDGAPYFQASAVTDLAARDDLAFVTLPSYSPELNPVEECWRQLQASLSNRFFDSLDELTTAIDTALDQLSIPKVSNYF
- a CDS encoding helix-turn-helix domain-containing protein; this encodes MFDVTPEQREALLLALERGYFDTPRKVTLTELAEEFDISSQALSDRIRRGVKEVLVKSLAATGDE